In Brassica napus cultivar Da-Ae chromosome A3, Da-Ae, whole genome shotgun sequence, the sequence CTCTTCCACTGGAACTTCGTCTTTACTGGAAGTTCTTCCAAAGATGGCCTGACGGGTACACAGCATATCAAGAAGGTTCAGGGACCACAAACAACGATTATGCAGCAATCATGGCGGTTTAAGCAAAGGTTAAGGAGATTCAGAGACATTTCACCTTATTACTGGATCGATGTATGCGGAGAGGAATGTATACAAGCCCAGCATTAAAAAATGAACTGACCAGTCGAGCAACACAGGTATCCCGACCTGAGGAGATCACCGAAAAAAACAGATTTCGTCAACAAGTGGAGAGCATTTTCAAACCTTATGTTGGAGTTTCTGGCTCAAAGATGCAGCAGTGGGTATAAAAGATTTTACCTGTCTGAATATGGATGGAATTATCTGAGGTTTGTTCAGCATGACAAGGCCTAGTGTCTTTGCTAGAGGACCAAACTGTATTACATCCTGAAGAAATGGTCTGAGAACCGGATCTCCCAATCTCTACAAAAGAACCATTTGCTTAGAAACTCTCATCTCCTACTCTCCACATAAAGAGTAAAAGTGTACACACCTGCATGCAAGTGAAATTTACATGGAGAAGCTCGTTGGTGAAGCTAGGGGAAACATCGAGTTTTTGCTTGGCAGACATTGCTCTTTGAAACAGCCATGACGCGCTCAAGTTAGGCTTCAAAAGGCAAACGGTGGCTTCAGTGAAGTTAATGGACAGGGAAGAAAGAATTAGATATTGTTTAAAGCTTTACCATGTAAGGATTTAGCTTTGATAAGCTGTCCGAGTCCAGTAAATCTCCATCTATTGCCTCATAGATTCCTTTGTATTTAAtaattgaagaagaagattgtcAGCAAGTCTAAAGAGTTCAGTAAATGTATTCTTAAACTTGTCATGATAGAAAAGTTATCTAATGTTCTTTGATACATGGAGACATTAAGTGCACTGTCAGAGagtgaatatatgtatataccaTTGGACAATCTTCCAAGATGTCTGGTCAAACTTCCAAAACCACCAAATGAAACAGGTGACTGAATCCCACTAGCATCACCAAACTGCATTGAGAGTAAAACTTTGTAAGAAACTTTGATCACTTAAGTTTATGCTTCTCTTGGTACTAGCATATGTACAAGTGAACAAACAAAACCCACCTGTAGAACACGATCAAAGGCGGCTTGCAACGGACTGGTGATAAGTCCAATCCAACAAGGTTAGACATGTCAGAATGCAGCAGTACTATTGTGTGAAATTAGTAAACAGTATAACAGAAGTATAAAGAGTTTCAACTTCCATAGGTGAAAGAGATTCATGACATCAGTGGTAGTACCTGTTTTTGTATGTAGGAAAGATTCCATATACAACTCTCAGTATTTCCAGTTCATCAAGAGAGACTCCCTGCGGCAATAAGACaacatgaaaagaaagaaactttATGGAAGGTTCACCATAAGAGGGACAATATTCTATGATTGTTGGGACATAAGGTGGTGGAAACTGACTTGGTATTTTGGCATCAGTTTCCAGTATTCTTCGAGCAAATCCTCTAAACTTGGAGATGTTGATTGCGGTTCAGTGTAAGTGAACATGTAAGTAGTCCGGTCTAATGGACCAGAACCAGCCGGGAAGGCCTTCAATCAACAACAAGCAGCCTCAGATTCTTGGTTGTTGAGTGAATTGTGTAGGAAGGAAAAAACACAAAAGACTTTATACCTCCCAAAAGAGTTGTACATTGGCATCTGCGACTTTGGTCACTGATGAACTACTATAAATAACATCGCTTGATGAGTTCTCCTTAAAACCATGAGCACAAGATCCAACAACAAGGCACATTCCATCTGGCTTTCTACCACCTTTAATCTTTTGTAGCATAATATATAACAAGAACAGTAAATCTCATCAATGGTCTGTAAAAGTACAATTGCTAAGCTAGAATTTCACTCATGCAAATAAAATGACCTGCTTCAGAATAGGAGAAAAGTTTCCCATTGCATCAATCACCAGACGAGAAGATAATATGTCACCTTTAGAAAGTTGCATAACCTATCAAtcaaaatgttcaaaaaatcttCATATCCATATGTTGAATTCTCTTTTTGACTAGGATGTGTTTAGAGAGAGAAGCATCAGATAACTCACAGCTAAATCATCGTACATGGTGATACTCGAGAGGCTGCAGTCTTCTAAAATGACTCCACCAAGAGAGATGAAACGTTGTTTCACAGTCTCCACAAGTTTAGCTGGACtgatacaaaatgaaaaatcCAGTTCATATCCTTTGTGTCAGATAATGAGAGAAGAATAGGACTCACGAGACGCCGAGGTTGAGAATATCTTCAACCCATATATCACCAAGACT encodes:
- the LOC125575092 gene encoding uncharacterized protein LOC125575092 isoform X1 yields the protein MVVLQIQQLNGFVSHASRTRTSRGRRRASTTVCLQTQLAPSRTQRIMEKIAVGGEAGGAGGAYSYNALKRLDNIWSNICTQPQGPQETQQIVSRVSGLSQDYVLGNNLVGTFDIAVCGGTLGIFLATALCAKGLRVAVVERNAIKGRDQEWNISRKEMKELTQVGVLTEEEIEDVIAAKFNPNRCGFESLGDIWVEDILNLGVSPAKLVETVKQRFISLGGVILEDCSLSSITMYDDLAVMQLSKGDILSSRLVIDAMGNFSPILKQIKGGRKPDGMCLVVGSCAHGFKENSSSDVIYSSSSVTKVADANVQLFWEAFPAGSGPLDRTTYMFTYTEPQSTSPSLEDLLEEYWKLMPKYQGVSLDELEILRVVYGIFPTYKNSPLQAAFDRVLQFGDASGIQSPVSFGGFGSLTRHLGRLSNGIYEAIDGDLLDSDSLSKLNPYMPNLSASWLFQRAMSAKQKLDVSPSFTNELLHVNFTCMQRLGDPVLRPFLQDVIQFGPLAKTLGLVMLNKPQIIPSIFRQVGIPVLLDWSVHFLMLGLYTFLSAYIDPVIRPSLEELPVKTKFQWKRRLEAWKYGAGLDYEL
- the LOC125575092 gene encoding uncharacterized protein LOC125575092 isoform X2; translation: MVVLQIQQLNGFVSHASRTRTSRGRRRASTTVCLQTQLAPSRTQRIMEKIAVGGEAGGAGGAYSYNALKRLDNIWSNICTQPQGPQETQQIVSRVSGLSQDYVLGNNLVGTFDIAVCGGTLGIFLATALCAKGLRVAVVERNAIKGRDQEWNISRKEMKELTQVGVLTEEEIEDVIAAKFNPNRCGFESLGDIWVEDILNLGVSPAKLVETVKQRFISLGGVILEDCSLSSITMYDDLAVMQLSKGDILSSRLVIDAMGNFSPILKQIKGGRKPDGMCLVVGSCAHGFKENSSSDVIYSSSSVTKVADANVQLFWEAFPAGSGPLDRTTYMFTYTEPQSTSPSLEDLLEEYWKLMPKYQGVSLDELEILRVVYGIFPTYKNSTAAF